ATATTATGGAAAGAAAGATGACGACTAATTTTTTCACCTGTTTTAATTTATCTGTTGAATTGCCTGCAAATTCGTCTGCGTCATAGGTTGCTTGACAAATCGCAATGGCTTCATGTATCAGTGATGCAAATATATTTTTTCTTTTAAAGGGTTATTTGTACAATTTCATCAAAGTTTTATAACATTTCTCCAAGACTAATGCGAGGCAAATTTATCGGAGGTAACTATAGGGGGTGTTAGAGTTTGGTATAATACTTGTAAATGTACCCCAAAAAAATAAATTATGAGCACATTAAAAATGAGTTTTAAGAATTGGATGCTGCTATTGCTTGGAGTAATTGCGGTGGGAATGACTTCTTGCAGTAAGGAAACCGTTGATAATATTGGAAGGGATGCTGCACTGAATATAATCCGGACCGGGAATTGGGAACGCTGGACTAAAACCGTTTCAGGAAATAGTGTTGCTGAGTTAAATGTGACCCGTGAAATGATGGAGCAGGGGGAGACACTTAATTTTGATAAAGATGGTGCATGGCATAAGAAAAAAGATAAATCTGCGGTAGCTTATGACTACAGTATGCCTGATTCAAAAACAATGATTTTTGATGGTGTTGAATATAAAATTCAGGAAAATATTGTTTCTACAGTATCGAAGCTCACACTGGTTAATCAGCAGGGGGCGATTAAAACCACGATGGTAATTAAAAGAAGTTGGTAATCTAGACGAGATCAGATGGTCAGTAGCTAAATCTAAAATCTGCTGACCATTTATTTAAGGACATTTCGTTTGTAAATATATTGTTTATTGGTCTTTTTTAAATTATTTGTCAATATATCAGTTGGTTAAGCGTGTCGTTGAAAATAATTTTGAAAACAACATATTTTTAGTGTACTTTTGTGCCACACAAAACAAAGGTGATACCTTTTTCGGGGTGTAGCGTAGCCCGGTATCGCGCCACATTTGGGATGTGGAGGTCGTAGGTTCGAATCCTGCCACCCCGACTGAGAAGCTCTAACGAAAGTTAGAGCTTTTTTTGTTTCTAGCCGTGGAGAGATTCTGCGACCTCTTAAGTTGATATGAGGTTCGATCCGAAGGAGGCTCAGGGTTGGTGTTTGGGCATTGTGTGGCTGAGCCAATCCTGCCACCCCGACTGAGAAGCTCTAACGAAAGTTAGAGCTTTTTTTGTTTCTAGCCGTGGAGAGATCCTGCGACCTCTTAAGTTGACATGAGGTTCGATCCGGAGGAGGCTCAGGGTCGTGTTTGGGCATTGTGTGGCTGAGCCAATCCTGCCACCCCGACTGAGAAGCTCTAACGAAAGTTAGGTTTTTTTTTGTTTTTAGCTAGGATGAGCCTGCGACCTCGCAGTGTTAAAGAGATTTCCGAATGATAACTTGAGTAGGATTGCGTTCGTTTAAAGTTTTCTTTTGAAGTACAGCCTTAGCTGCCGCTTTTCCCATTGCCCGGAAATCGGTAGATATTACCGTAATTCCCCCCTCAAGGATCTCTTTGACGTCAGTATCATTATAGGAAATAAGGCCTATATCCTCGCCCAATGTAAATCCATGTTTCTTTGCCAATTTGATCAAGGAAACATCATCCGAATCGTAGCGACTAAAGGTGATAAAGGCCGTATGCTTCTTAAAATTTGTCTCATCTACGTCTGGGATAATGTCATAATCGATGCTTGACTCCTCACAGTACCGGACGAAACCTTTGATGACATGTTCGGCATGTAAAGCTTCAGGATGTGCGATCAATATAATTCTTTGATACTTTTGAATATTATTCTGCAATAAGGAAAGGCTATTATAAATATCGTATTCATAGTCCTGATAGATAGCCGTATAATTTCCGGAGAGTCCCAATTGATTGTAGTCGATAATAATCCGTTTGTTCGGAGGGATGAGATTGATGATCGGAGCTGGGTCATCTTTCAGGAATGTAACAATAACAAAATGCGTATAGTTGTTGATGTTTTCGGTGATAATATTGCGAAAGACATTAAAGTTGTGATGATGAAAATAGACGTCGATCGCTGCGGTCCCTTTGGTCTCAACTAATAAAGATTGATAAATCTGTTCGCGCATGGTATTCATTTTATCCAGAAGTAACAGGATGCGATAAGAATGCTCCACCTGTTTTTTCTTTACATAATATCCTTTGCGATAGACAGACTCAATTATCCCTTTTTCGAGTAGATAATTAAGACCTTTCAAGACTGTCTCTTTGCTCATGCCGAGTTGATCCTGCAATTGATTTAAAGAGGGAATACGGTCTCCAATATGTAGGTCATTCTTTTCGATCAATGTATGAATGTGATCTACTAATTGAAGATACTTCATGCGAGACCCGTTGCCTGTTTCGTTTGTAGTGGACATGTGATGAATAGTCATTTACGATAATAGAGTCAAACTTAGATAAACTTGTTTTTATATGCAAGTCTTGATATTATTCAGATAACGGAATAAGTTTGATGATTTTCTCCCCCCTTGAAGATATTCTCAAGAAGAAACTACATCTTTTTTTATTTTTTTTTTGCAGGGGCAAATATAATTTATACTTTTATAAAAACAAACCAGTCTAGACCAGACTAGATTGCAACGGATAACTAATTATAAATACTATTATGACTCTATTTCATTTAAAGGCGGCTCTGCTTTTATTGGGGATTTTTTTTCTAACGTTGTCCTCCTTTGGACAACAGCCCACTTCTGTCAAAGGAAGAGTGATGGATGTAGAAGGGCTTCCTTTGGTCGGAGTTACAGTATCTAATCAGTATAAAACTGTAACAACTTCCACAGACTCATTGGGAAATTTTTCTATATCGCCCATCTCTCAAGGTGAATTATTACTTTTTTCAATGGTTGGCTATGTTACTGTGAAACATGCGGCCAAATTGGATCGTTCCCAGAATATCCAGCTTTCACGAAGCGAACAGATACTCGATGATGTTGTTGTCATCGGCTATGGGACAACAACCAAACGCGATCTAACAGGAGCTGTAGGTCAAGCTAATTTGACAGATATGCGTAAAGCCCCTGTTGCCAATTTCGAGGAAGCCTTAGCCGGTCGGGTGGCAGGTGTTAAGGTAAGTTCAAATGATGGACAGCCAGGAGCGGAACTCAGTATCGTTATTCGGGGTAATAACTCGGTCACACAAGATAACTCTCCACTCTATGTCGTTGATGGATTTCCGGTCGAAACATCTGTTGGGAATACCATTAATCCCGAAGAGATTGAATCTTTGGAGGTGTTGAAGGACGCTTCGGCAACAGCGATTTACGGCGCTAGAGGAGCCAACGGGGTGATTCTTATTACAACCAAAAAAGGTAAAGTTGGAACCCCGGTCATTAACTACAACGGTTGGGTAGGACTCAATCAGATCCTAAAAACGCAAGAACTGCTAAATCCATACGAATTTGTGAAATATCAATTGGAACAGAATCTCACCCTGTATACAAATATATACCTAAAGGATGGTAAAACTCTTGAAGATTATCGCAATATGGAGGGAATCAATTGGCAGGACAAAGTTTTTAGAAAAGCTGTTACCCACAATCATTCTATAGCGATACGTGGGGGGACCGATCGTACACGATATGCAATCTCTGGATCATTATTGGATCAGGATGGGATAGTCCTAAACAGTGGATTTAATAAATATCAAGGAAGAATAGTGCTGGATCAGACTATAAATAACAAATTGAAAGTAGGCTTGAATCTAAACTATACGGCCTTTAAACGGTATGGTACCGTTGTGTCAGAATCTCAGCCTAGCCCGACTGCGAGCCTGATGTATGGGCTCTGGGGGTTTCGGCCAATCACTGGAAATGCGTTGACGGATGCTTCTTTGATAGACGATCTTTTTGATCCGGATATGGACCCGAGCTTAGGTACCGATTTACGGATCAATCCTTATCTAGCTGTGCAGAATGAGTATAATCCCCTGTTCAGTACAAATCTTGTTGCTAATGGTTATCTGGAATATAAATTGGGATCGGAGTTGACGTTTAGGGCAACTGGTGGCTATACCCGTATAAACCAACGACGGGAAGTATTCTTTAACTCAAAATCCAGAGCAGGACATCCCTTTTCAAACAATAAAGTAAATGGTTCTATTTGGAATAATGAAGTCACTAATCTATTAAATGAGAATACTCTGTCCTATGATAAGAAATTTAATGGGGGGCATCGGCTAAAGGCGGTCGTCGGGTTCACTGTGCAAGATGTCCGAAATTATACCAATGGATTTACGTCCATTTTGGTACCCAATGAATCATTAGGTATTAAAGGCCTGGACGAAGGACAGATTACGATGGCGCCAGTGACTGACGCATCCAATGGACTGATATCCTACCTGGGGCGGGTTGATTATAATTATCGATCAAAGTATTTGTTGACATTGTCTTTCAGAAGTGACGGTTCCTCCAAATTCCCGAAATCGAATAGATGGGCCTATTTCCCTTCGGGGTCTTTTGCATGGCGATTGAAAGAGGAAAACTTTTTGAAACCGATCAAGATTATCAGTGATGCGAAATTGCGCGTTGGCATAGGTTCTACCGGAAATAATCGTGTATCAGAGTATGCATCACTAACAGCCTTACAGATGAATCCCGCTTCAGGCTACAGTGTAGGTAACAGTGCCGGTCAGGGAATGGTACCGACG
The window above is part of the Sphingobacterium sp. ML3W genome. Proteins encoded here:
- a CDS encoding TonB-dependent receptor; translated protein: MTLFHLKAALLLLGIFFLTLSSFGQQPTSVKGRVMDVEGLPLVGVTVSNQYKTVTTSTDSLGNFSISPISQGELLLFSMVGYVTVKHAAKLDRSQNIQLSRSEQILDDVVVIGYGTTTKRDLTGAVGQANLTDMRKAPVANFEEALAGRVAGVKVSSNDGQPGAELSIVIRGNNSVTQDNSPLYVVDGFPVETSVGNTINPEEIESLEVLKDASATAIYGARGANGVILITTKKGKVGTPVINYNGWVGLNQILKTQELLNPYEFVKYQLEQNLTLYTNIYLKDGKTLEDYRNMEGINWQDKVFRKAVTHNHSIAIRGGTDRTRYAISGSLLDQDGIVLNSGFNKYQGRIVLDQTINNKLKVGLNLNYTAFKRYGTVVSESQPSPTASLMYGLWGFRPITGNALTDASLIDDLFDPDMDPSLGTDLRINPYLAVQNEYNPLFSTNLVANGYLEYKLGSELTFRATGGYTRINQRREVFFNSKSRAGHPFSNNKVNGSIWNNEVTNLLNENTLSYDKKFNGGHRLKAVVGFTVQDVRNYTNGFTSILVPNESLGIKGLDEGQITMAPVTDASNGLISYLGRVDYNYRSKYLLTLSFRSDGSSKFPKSNRWAYFPSGSFAWRLKEENFLKPIKIISDAKLRVGIGSTGNNRVSEYASLTALQMNPASGYSVGNSAGQGMVPTNLGNPNLKWETTVQTNVGLDLSILKNRVSLTTDYYHKETRDLLLNATLAPSMGFLTGFKNIGRVSNSGIEFTLETKNVQTPNFSWSSSFNIAFNKNKVLELNEGEPSLATRVTWGNFNNAYPYIAIPGQPIALFYGYLFDGVYQYADFDLVNGNYLLKAGQPNNGVPRASIKPGDIRFKDINGDGQVDNYDLTIIGNPNPKHIGGFNNNFNYKNFDLNVFLQWSYGGDILNANRIEFEGGDPVARGFLNMFASFADRWTPENQTNALYRVGGQGPAVYSSRTIEDGSYLRLKTLSLGYTFSTDQLRRLRMKSIRLYVAAQNLVTWTKYSGLDPEVSTRPGALTPSFDWSAYPRPRTMTVGLDINF
- a CDS encoding substrate-binding domain-containing protein translates to MSTTNETGNGSRMKYLQLVDHIHTLIEKNDLHIGDRIPSLNQLQDQLGMSKETVLKGLNYLLEKGIIESVYRKGYYVKKKQVEHSYRILLLLDKMNTMREQIYQSLLVETKGTAAIDVYFHHHNFNVFRNIITENINNYTHFVIVTFLKDDPAPIINLIPPNKRIIIDYNQLGLSGNYTAIYQDYEYDIYNSLSLLQNNIQKYQRIILIAHPEALHAEHVIKGFVRYCEESSIDYDIIPDVDETNFKKHTAFITFSRYDSDDVSLIKLAKKHGFTLGEDIGLISYNDTDVKEILEGGITVISTDFRAMGKAAAKAVLQKKTLNERNPTQVIIRKSL